TTTCAAAATTCAGCAATGGCATCGTGGTATGAATTTTAGCATCATAAAAATTATCCGGATTTATCAAGACCGACTGATTTTCTAACATCGGAAAAGCGTTAGAATTGGTAATTTGATTTAAAGTATTATACACCGGATTCAGCATATCTCCAATTGGAATATCGATTGTCCTTCCGCCTTCTGCTTTGGTGTAACTTCCATTTAGGGAAACTGTTGGATAAAATAAAGCTCGTGCTTCTTTTAAGGCATACATGCTTTTATTAATATCAAAATTATGCTGCCTGATTACTTCGTTATTTTTTAAGCCGGTCTTTATATAAGTTTCCAGCTTGTTCTGTGCATACCCTAAATATCCTAGACAGAGTATTGCAAAAGTTAGTTTAATTTTCATTTATTGTACATTGTTTATTATTTGAACATTGTTCATTTTTTTGGGCAAAAAAATTTTTAAAGCTTTTCTATCATTTTTAGATATTCATTGTATCCGTCATACAAAATGGTATCGGGATTCGTAAAATTTACATTTTTAATTCTCTGGTGAATTTCCAGACAGCACATGCCATGTACCAAACTCCAAACCATAAATGCCAGCGGCTCTACATTATGGCCTTTAAAATAACCTTTGTTAATACATTCTTCAATAGTTTTTTTAACTAATCCAAATGCTGTGCATCCTTCATCCCAATCTTCATTCTCGGAGTCTTTCAGGAATTCTATTGGAGCTTTTAGATTAAACATCAAATCGTACATTTCAGAATTTTCGATGGCAAATTTGATATAGGCAAATCCCATTTTCTTTAATCTTTCCTTCGGATCTTCTATAGTATATAACTCCATAAAATAACTATCTAATTCCTGAAAACCTATTGTATGAAGATCATGGAGAATATCATTTTTATCTTTAAAATAAACATAAACAGTGCCTACACTGTAGTTAATTTCTTCAGCAATGTTTCTTATGGTGGTATGTTCAATTCCTTTTTCAACAAAAAGCTTTTTAGCACCTTTTAATATCAGGGCTTTTAAAGCTTCTTTTTCTTTTGCTTTTCTATCAATTGTACTCATACTTATTTTTATTACTGCAGACAAAGATATAAAATAAAATGAACGCTGTTCATTTTTTATTCAGTTAAATATTTTTATACAAATTAAGATTGCAATCTGGCCGTAATACCTTTATGATTCAATAACTTGTAAGCTAACTTTGGTAAAAATCTATTTAACAGATAAATCGCTTTTGTATCGCCAACACGAATAGTGTACGTATTGTTTTTTAATCCTTTTATTAAAGCATCAATTAGCACATCTGGTGTTATCGATTTACCTTCCATTCCCTCAGACATATTTGTTTTTACCAACGGCGGCAATAATTCAAATATTTTTATTCTGCTTCCAATTATCTGTAAATGATCTCGTAATGCTTCTGTATAAAAACGTACCGCAGCTTTTGATGCTGAATAAGTTGGTACAAGATTAGACGGCGTGTAACTCAATATCGATGATGTATTGATAATAGCTGCTTCTTTTCTGCTTTTAAGCATATCCAGAAAAAGATCATTTAAGAGAATAACTCCTAAGTAGTTAGTATTAATTTCCATGGCAGCTTTTTCAAAATGTTTTGAATTACTGAAACCTAAATTATCCTGACCATTCATAATTCCGGCATTGTTATAAAGTATATCGATACCACCCATTTCATTAATTTGGTTGTACAAAGCAACCGCGGCTTCCTGGCTGGACGCATCACTTTTAATGGTCGTAATGGATGGATACATTTTTTTGGCAAGATCCAATTTTTTCTGATCTCTTCCTGTAATAATTACTTTAGCACCTTCTGTAATGAACTGTTTTGCAGCCTCTAATCCGATTCCGGCAGATCCACCTGTAATCAAAATTATCTTACCTTTTAATTCCATAATTTTTCTATTTAGTTTATTATTTCTATATTTGCTTGCGAAATGCAAGTGTAAATATAAATACATTTACTTGCAAAAAGCAAGTGATTTTAATTTTATTTTATGAAAACTCAAAAAAAGAGATCAGACTGCCCGGTAAGTTTTTCACTTGAAGCCTTTGGTGACAAGTGGTCGCTGTTGATTGTTAGAGATTTAATGCTTAAAAAAAAATGTACCTATGGCGAATTGGCAAAATCCGATGAGAAGATCGCAACTAACATTTTAGCCGCTCGACTGCTCTCGTTAGAAGAAAACGGAATTATTCAGAAAATGGAGCATCCCGACAGTAAAGCCAAAGTATTGTATCAATTGACACAGAAAGGAATGGATTTAATTCCAATAATTGTTGAAATTAATCTTTGGGCAGAAAAGTATACCAACATTCCTGAAGAAAGAAAGGAATTGCTGGCACAAATGAATGCTGATAAGGAAGGATTTATTAAAAATGCTTTAAAAGAACTTGAATTAAATCTATAGTATAGATTACATAGCTACTACTTTTTTTGCCACGATAAATTTGGACTGGAATGTGCATGACAAAACACGCCCCCGCAGGTGCAGAACTGCCTCCAATTTTGTCACACAAGCTAAGGCGGTTTTAATAAAAGAGGTTAGCGATTTGTTCAAACCAAATTACCAAAGCCACTGGAAGACAAACAACTACATATAATAAGCCAATTTCTTCAAATCATCCAAAAAAAATGTTGAAATTTGTCCCGTCGGGGTCACAAACAAGCCAAATGTCACCAATTGAAGACAATTGGTGACATTTTTTTATAACCTTACTTATTTTTATTAGTCAAAAGTGCCGGGCTCCTCAGCAGCCCTAGCCCCGATAGCAGTTAAAATCCTTTTGCGCCGGGGTTCGGCGTAAAAGATTGGAACGGATAGCGAGAAGAGCTCCTAAAAAAACACTGTCAATCACAGTATATTTTATCATGCTAATAGCAATTCATATTATCTTAGACAGGCCGCTTGCAATCAATTCATCACTGGCATATTTTTTCTTAGGATGTTTTAAAAAACCTATTCTAAGAAAAAAAAATTACGGACCTGCAGGTCAAAAGAAAAAATAATCTTTCGCTTCTATTTCAGCCTGAAAATCAGCCGCTGAATAATCATAAGCCAGATTGCAGTCAGCATCATCGTTGAAGTAATTACAGCCAATGTTATTTGATACGTATAATTTTCTACTAATTTTAAAGAAGCTGCCATGGTCATTAAAATAAAACTGAATTCCCCTATCTGCGATAAGAGTGCCCCTGCATATAAACTGTCTCGCCAGGAGTTCTTAGTCAGTTTAAAAAGAATGGTATTAATCAGGCTGTTTATAAAGAGTACTGAAAATGAAATCAATATAATTGTACCTGTATTTTGAATAAAAAAATTAATATCTAACTGCAGTCCTACAGCTAAGAAAAAGAAAGCCATAAAAAATACCCTAAAAGGAATAAGGGAACTACCCAGCCAGCGGGTTGCCTTATCATGCCCGATTAATATTCCTGAAGCAAAAGCACCAAAGGCAGTAGACAAGCCAAACCATCCGCTGATCCAAGCCATTGTGAAACAGATACTAAAGCCGATAAAAACCTGCAGTTCATGGTCAACAGTAATCTCTTTGCGCATCGGAATTTTAAAAAGTTTTTTAGTCAGAGCCCCTTTCAAAAAAAGAATCATCAATACGCCTCCTGCGCATACTTTTATCAATTGAACTGCTGATACAGCGGTACCTGACATAAAATTCAAAGCCAGCATCATAGGTATAACCAATATATCCTGCATTAATAATACACCGCAGGTAATCATGCCGA
This portion of the Flavobacterium panacagri genome encodes:
- a CDS encoding TetR/AcrR family transcriptional regulator; translation: MSTIDRKAKEKEALKALILKGAKKLFVEKGIEHTTIRNIAEEINYSVGTVYVYFKDKNDILHDLHTIGFQELDSYFMELYTIEDPKERLKKMGFAYIKFAIENSEMYDLMFNLKAPIEFLKDSENEDWDEGCTAFGLVKKTIEECINKGYFKGHNVEPLAFMVWSLVHGMCCLEIHQRIKNVNFTNPDTILYDGYNEYLKMIEKL
- a CDS encoding SDR family oxidoreductase, with the translated sequence MELKGKIILITGGSAGIGLEAAKQFITEGAKVIITGRDQKKLDLAKKMYPSITTIKSDASSQEAAVALYNQINEMGGIDILYNNAGIMNGQDNLGFSNSKHFEKAAMEINTNYLGVILLNDLFLDMLKSRKEAAIINTSSILSYTPSNLVPTYSASKAAVRFYTEALRDHLQIIGSRIKIFELLPPLVKTNMSEGMEGKSITPDVLIDALIKGLKNNTYTIRVGDTKAIYLLNRFLPKLAYKLLNHKGITARLQS
- a CDS encoding winged helix-turn-helix transcriptional regulator encodes the protein MKTQKKRSDCPVSFSLEAFGDKWSLLIVRDLMLKKKCTYGELAKSDEKIATNILAARLLSLEENGIIQKMEHPDSKAKVLYQLTQKGMDLIPIIVEINLWAEKYTNIPEERKELLAQMNADKEGFIKNALKELELNL
- a CDS encoding cation:proton antiporter; protein product: MLSQLFSGIAVLSLIVLLLILLLRRLKQPYFIAYIAAGVLLGPQVFNIIHKPDVISELGEIGIIIMMFSIGSEIDLQYLTRNFYKPLLISVVQIVLSFICMYFVGSYAGWEMTIIVLTAFTISISSSAIVFQYLARTGQIKSQLGMITCGVLLMQDILVIPMMLALNFMSGTAVSAVQLIKVCAGGVLMILFLKGALTKKLFKIPMRKEITVDHELQVFIGFSICFTMAWISGWFGLSTAFGAFASGILIGHDKATRWLGSSLIPFRVFFMAFFFLAVGLQLDINFFIQNTGTIILISFSVLFINSLINTILFKLTKNSWRDSLYAGALLSQIGEFSFILMTMAASLKLVENYTYQITLAVITSTMMLTAIWLMIIQRLIFRLK